The following coding sequences are from one Pigmentibacter sp. JX0631 window:
- the tssI gene encoding type VI secretion system tip protein TssI/VgrG codes for MNTDVTEKLQIEVYSEIKIESIKNKYIINKLLLAQKISEIDEFIISIIDTNNEITESLLNKKISVYIEIPDKITDYPKQNRVINYTGYIYNFFSENNETKNKKEKIFTLDVKPSFYILNEGKRRKIYQNKSCIEIIEEIFKESNYSEYTLNISDKSIYKKMEYITQYDESNLDFISRLLEQNRIFFLYIYDINKKNCQLIISDNYAQFKDETKSEFNVVFQFSSKDKFTEIFPPINRERKKINSILVNAYNYKIPKTKLTKQQKNDYLNLFSIYGENFVSISEVENYLTTLLLEKNFDAISFESFIRRPLDIGTKIKIKSKDYAEYDGEYIIARREIKIEKNKLLYKIIFFPANVKYAPNLKLKKPIVNGIQLAVVVGNKNENVYVNKSGTIRVQFYWDQDHEFNQESSNDIRVSQFFGGRSGENSSMGAWFIPRIGQEVVVGFINGDPDQPIILGCLYNGANASPFEGKESSDGYTKSGIKTCSIPDGEKGHELIFEDKKDEEKITLSSAKDLEILVANDSNLKIQKNSLVELEEGDYTFNINKGNRKVSLKEGNYSITIEKGELIIETDKNITIKSKENISLSADKNLELTAENISLIAKDSIKNSAKNNFLIDGNNIKSSAKTDTQLTAAANMKISGGTATNLKGPTIGIESNLSFEMKGTIGKIEASGPLEIKGAITKLN; via the coding sequence ATGAATACTGATGTTACAGAAAAACTTCAGATTGAAGTATATTCAGAGATAAAAATTGAATCTATTAAAAACAAATATATAATTAATAAACTTTTATTGGCACAAAAAATATCTGAAATTGATGAATTTATAATTTCAATTATTGATACTAATAATGAAATAACAGAAAGTTTACTTAATAAAAAAATCAGTGTTTATATTGAAATACCAGACAAAATAACAGATTATCCCAAACAAAACAGAGTAATTAATTACACCGGCTACATTTACAATTTTTTCTCTGAAAATAATGAAACAAAGAATAAAAAAGAAAAAATATTTACCCTCGATGTAAAACCAAGTTTTTATATTTTAAATGAAGGAAAAAGAAGAAAAATATATCAAAATAAGTCTTGCATTGAAATAATTGAAGAAATTTTTAAAGAAAGTAACTATTCAGAATATACTCTTAATATTTCAGATAAATCTATCTATAAAAAAATGGAATACATCACCCAGTATGATGAATCCAACTTAGATTTTATTTCAAGATTATTAGAACAAAATAGAATTTTCTTTTTATATATTTATGATATCAACAAAAAAAATTGTCAATTAATTATTTCTGACAATTATGCACAATTTAAAGATGAAACAAAATCTGAATTTAATGTCGTATTTCAATTTTCATCAAAAGATAAGTTTACAGAAATATTTCCTCCAATAAATCGTGAAAGAAAAAAAATAAATTCAATTTTAGTTAATGCATATAATTACAAAATACCAAAAACTAAACTTACTAAACAACAAAAAAATGATTACTTAAATCTATTCTCAATTTATGGTGAAAATTTTGTAAGTATATCAGAAGTAGAAAATTATTTGACAACTTTACTTCTTGAAAAAAACTTCGATGCAATTAGCTTTGAAAGTTTTATAAGAAGACCTTTAGATATTGGAACAAAAATAAAGATAAAATCTAAAGACTATGCTGAATATGACGGGGAGTATATTATAGCTAGAAGAGAAATAAAAATAGAAAAAAATAAATTGTTATATAAAATTATTTTCTTCCCAGCGAACGTAAAATATGCACCTAATTTGAAACTTAAAAAACCAATCGTTAATGGAATACAATTAGCTGTTGTTGTTGGAAACAAAAATGAGAATGTTTATGTAAATAAATCAGGAACTATTAGAGTACAATTCTACTGGGATCAAGACCATGAATTTAATCAAGAAAGCTCGAACGACATTCGAGTTTCACAATTTTTTGGTGGAAGAAGCGGAGAAAATAGCTCCATGGGTGCTTGGTTTATCCCTAGAATAGGGCAAGAAGTTGTTGTTGGTTTTATCAATGGAGATCCTGATCAACCAATTATTCTTGGCTGCCTTTACAATGGAGCCAATGCCTCTCCTTTTGAAGGAAAAGAAAGTTCAGATGGATACACAAAATCAGGTATTAAAACTTGTTCAATTCCTGACGGAGAAAAAGGGCATGAGTTAATTTTTGAAGATAAAAAAGATGAAGAAAAAATAACCTTATCCTCAGCTAAAGATCTTGAAATTCTTGTAGCTAATGACTCAAATTTAAAAATACAAAAAAACTCCTTAGTTGAACTAGAAGAGGGAGATTACACATTTAATATTAATAAAGGCAATCGGAAGGTAAGCCTGAAAGAAGGAAATTATTCTATAACGATAGAAAAAGGTGAACTCATAATTGAAACAGATAAAAATATTACAATTAAGTCGAAAGAAAATATTTCTTTAAGCGCAGATAAAAATCTTGAATTAACTGCAGAAAATATTTCTCTTATAGCAAAAGATAGTATTAAAAATTCAGCAAAAAATAATTTTTTGATAGACGGAAACAATATAAAATCATCTGCAAAAACGGATACACAATTAACTGCAGCAGCCAATATGAAAATTTCAGGAGGTACAGCAACAAATTTAAAAGGACCCACGATTGGAATTGAAAGCAATTTGTCTTTTGAAATGAAAGGTACCATTGGAAAGATAGAAGCTTCTGGTCCCTTAGAAATAAAAGGTGCTATAACTAAACTTAATTAA
- a CDS encoding DUF4280 domain-containing protein, translating into MPCPLTCTAGQMQCSFGMTPAVFNALPDSMVFMPTPAGKIMDNLPMVNIPPFGMCQSPANPMVVALTAAALGVFTPAPCIPAITAPWLTTSPTVLMGGKPALDINSKGICMWGGLISFLNSGQTQIL; encoded by the coding sequence ATGCCATGTCCTTTAACTTGTACAGCAGGTCAAATGCAATGTAGTTTTGGAATGACACCTGCTGTTTTTAATGCTCTTCCAGACTCAATGGTATTTATGCCCACACCAGCAGGAAAAATTATGGATAATCTACCTATGGTAAATATTCCCCCTTTTGGTATGTGTCAATCTCCTGCAAATCCAATGGTTGTTGCTTTAACAGCTGCTGCTCTGGGAGTATTTACTCCTGCACCATGTATTCCAGCTATAACTGCTCCCTGGTTGACGACTTCACCAACAGTTCTAATGGGAGGAAAACCTGCTTTAGATATAAATTCAAAAGGGATATGTATGTGGGGTGGATTGATCTCATTTTTGAATTCTGGACAAACTCAGATTTTGTAG
- a CDS encoding type VI secretion system ImpA family N-terminal domain-containing protein, with product MEINLLNISQLLEPISKNLPCGEDVMYDENFLQIKRDRQQPENENLGVWVVSDSKETNWNRIEHLCIDLLKNKTKDLMVCCYLLEARLKQYGILGLANSCELLLSISTKYWENVFPALLNENDTRKSPYLWLDEKLPFLLKTLPLFQVKNSSKLIFYKDIELYTGKKEFSDTMQLLFQQDDFEILMIIQDEIQEIEKNLKKLKEFLFSEKLLEDNIFSKIFEIFHQIKKFITSQLKVTKNAEVKKITAPENDFPNLEKEIYYEKLENNTLSRNDIYNNLKKFADMLLEIEPHSPVPLIILRALKWQNRSFLEIVFEVLKISSDQNSLLALFEDTQLQEKFSNQGNDNQYD from the coding sequence ATGGAAATAAATCTTTTAAATATTTCTCAGCTTTTAGAACCAATAAGTAAAAATTTACCTTGTGGTGAAGATGTAATGTACGACGAAAATTTTTTACAAATCAAAAGAGATCGACAGCAGCCTGAAAATGAAAATTTAGGAGTTTGGGTAGTAAGTGATAGTAAAGAAACAAATTGGAATAGAATAGAGCATTTATGTATAGACTTACTGAAAAATAAAACTAAAGATTTAATGGTATGTTGTTATTTATTAGAAGCAAGATTAAAACAGTATGGTATATTGGGTTTAGCAAATTCATGTGAACTTTTACTGTCTATTAGCACTAAATATTGGGAAAATGTATTTCCAGCATTACTCAATGAGAACGATACGAGAAAGTCTCCCTATTTATGGCTGGATGAAAAATTACCATTTTTATTAAAGACGCTTCCTTTATTTCAAGTTAAGAATTCTAGTAAATTAATATTTTATAAGGATATAGAACTTTATACTGGAAAGAAAGAATTTTCAGATACAATGCAATTATTATTTCAACAAGATGATTTTGAAATTCTTATGATTATTCAGGATGAAATCCAAGAAATTGAAAAAAATTTAAAAAAATTAAAGGAATTTTTATTTTCTGAAAAATTATTAGAAGATAATATATTTTCTAAAATTTTTGAAATTTTTCATCAAATAAAGAAATTTATTACATCACAATTAAAAGTTACAAAAAATGCTGAGGTTAAAAAAATTACTGCACCTGAAAATGATTTTCCAAATCTTGAAAAAGAAATTTACTATGAAAAATTAGAGAATAATACTTTGAGTAGAAATGATATTTATAACAATTTAAAAAAATTTGCTGATATGCTTTTGGAAATAGAACCGCACAGTCCAGTTCCATTAATAATACTAAGAGCATTAAAGTGGCAAAATCGTTCGTTTTTGGAAATTGTATTTGAGGTTTTAAAAATTTCTAGTGATCAGAATAGTCTTCTTGCTTTATTTGAGGATACACAATTACAGGAAAAGTTTTCTAATCAAGGAAATGATAATCAATATGATTAA
- a CDS encoding type VI secretion system protein produces the protein MILILNKILATNSMLFFLVYFSFIFIVFLSSFLVFYWIFFKNKKAKKIKLKKSKTHTSGRKRLGFRSFKFFEKDSFLLYLKSSIGDLKKLNNQKISPNFILSFGMYKEEKRDIFKNPNLVFNCEKKFENLLEIKTYSEHILLDLDQQKIFLKYGSTDFKKNIKKIISTIAKFRYLKPISSIILKFPITEISEIYYENQTTKKEKIKLLALQYQNILNYIQNLSGLKIPVYLLITELEDIYGFNQFTSQLNDELKNHIFGWSNPYDLEAIFKENFFDEALSNILEKIKQFNIERQICEEENKFNKDAINFPFELEIYLNELKEFVNIIFNNKSFNHSYTLRGIYLTGFDAEGLKIPIKAKNTDSFLSSIENNSTEYVNFGKSLFIKDFFQRKVLSEIKFSAPTFNYFLSAQRYALYPKIILPFLVILFTTSLISYSKKIKDYVSLVDKNIYYMTSFIDKNYEQNKLKLKDKEISIKNIVYVYDLYNPLFENDIKSIFHPVSYISRYSNRIENLYSNLLVFYLIKPIKYSLLERNNKLLASNYIGGLDNLELDTNISELKELYIFSELCWKNENYIDLFNKLNEKVNIVDSTRILNYLLDADLTDLFEKYNITFKINKDYSQDNIDLRLVKNVFSKKFLDLLSTAKQGIEGDSSLFQISNSAVEKIDNIEKDLTLNIAQRKYNELYELLNKLIDNSFISAKQGNFKVPANLLNPIERIKIILQKSILLSDENSLQLYENKIKDAVSIRNSKSLSLNSQLLGPLFLTQKSDKNKNEGEIIISPLIPELLAALDKFKEKNFMINSMSIKLPDNIQFQDKYKWSESDLEYLESMLLEYDKFISNETKNINSKFVMLLTKYTAQSISFEMSQKIKHTDDISYLNENKNIGKDKILAFNQNLKRNIYILNKLKEIGASNLLKSIENSFNNDISIFLTFIQDDFNKKGFFTPKNANFKWWNGVENLSFQAYMVSDMKELNEFIEIQKNEIIKIKTDYVQSLLQLSQFLGSEISQNDLKNIIFWKNNIAALESKSKDSSFLILQDFIVNIMPKINTLNCYENVEKYNNNSSIYDFFLEKQKNLVTLLKSQCNDLIENFYKTEYDKLALFFNKEISGKFPFSLNLPVNSNDELDIDKFSRLYSMYNSFKDLEKYKILISDKSKWKDSFEFLSKLDNIFKIIQFDPVKSEADQLKLNFLVDLKISKNYEENTESIVEREFDFGNKQISTTNRTKKISWEYLDPTTVSLRWAKDFPVYPNLQIEKRKNLYEIENLDKKVTIQFNNKWSIFALQRKYSNQFNSDFSSHYLKFNIPVKKIKTKKNTDEVETNLAKIVMKISVENLEKQFIPIPPFPTEAPYPNNFSYSKNEGSNVWK, from the coding sequence ATGATATTAATTTTGAACAAAATTCTAGCAACCAATTCAATGCTTTTCTTTTTAGTGTATTTCTCATTTATATTTATAGTTTTTTTATCTTCATTTTTGGTATTTTACTGGATATTTTTTAAAAATAAAAAAGCTAAGAAAATTAAATTAAAAAAAAGTAAAACACATACAAGTGGAAGAAAAAGATTAGGTTTCAGAAGTTTTAAATTTTTTGAAAAAGATTCATTTTTATTGTATTTGAAATCTTCTATAGGAGACTTAAAAAAATTAAATAATCAAAAGATTAGCCCAAACTTTATTCTAAGTTTTGGAATGTATAAAGAAGAAAAAAGAGATATTTTTAAAAATCCAAATTTAGTTTTTAATTGTGAAAAAAAGTTTGAAAATTTACTTGAGATTAAAACATACAGTGAGCATATTTTATTAGATTTAGATCAACAAAAAATCTTTTTAAAGTATGGATCTACTGATTTTAAAAAAAATATAAAGAAAATTATTAGTACAATTGCAAAATTTAGATACTTAAAACCGATTTCATCTATAATTTTAAAATTTCCAATAACTGAAATTTCCGAAATTTATTATGAAAATCAAACAACTAAAAAAGAAAAAATTAAGTTACTAGCATTGCAGTATCAAAATATTTTAAATTATATTCAGAATTTATCTGGTTTAAAAATACCTGTATATTTATTAATCACTGAGTTAGAAGATATTTATGGTTTTAATCAATTTACATCTCAATTAAATGATGAGTTAAAAAATCATATTTTTGGATGGTCTAATCCTTATGACTTAGAAGCGATATTTAAGGAAAATTTTTTTGATGAAGCTTTAAGTAATATTCTAGAAAAAATCAAACAATTTAATATTGAAAGACAAATATGTGAGGAAGAGAATAAATTTAATAAAGATGCGATAAATTTTCCATTTGAGTTAGAAATATATTTAAATGAATTAAAAGAGTTTGTTAACATAATTTTTAATAATAAATCGTTTAATCATAGTTATACACTACGAGGAATTTATTTAACAGGATTTGATGCTGAAGGTCTTAAAATTCCAATAAAAGCAAAAAATACAGATTCTTTTTTAAGTAGTATTGAAAATAACTCCACTGAATATGTGAATTTTGGTAAAAGTCTATTTATAAAAGATTTTTTCCAAAGGAAAGTATTATCAGAGATAAAATTCAGTGCTCCAACATTTAATTATTTTTTAAGCGCACAGCGTTATGCTTTATATCCAAAAATTATTCTTCCATTTTTAGTTATTTTATTTACTACTAGCTTAATTTCTTATTCCAAAAAAATAAAAGATTATGTTAGTTTAGTGGATAAAAATATATACTACATGACTTCTTTCATAGATAAAAATTATGAACAAAATAAATTAAAATTAAAAGATAAAGAAATAAGCATAAAAAATATAGTATATGTCTATGATTTGTACAATCCTTTATTTGAGAATGATATTAAAAGCATATTTCATCCAGTAAGTTATATATCTAGATATAGCAATAGAATCGAAAATTTATATAGTAATTTATTAGTTTTTTATTTAATCAAGCCAATAAAATATTCTTTACTAGAAAGGAATAATAAACTTCTTGCGAGCAATTACATTGGAGGTCTTGATAATCTAGAATTAGATACAAATATTAGTGAATTAAAAGAATTATATATTTTTTCTGAATTATGCTGGAAAAATGAAAATTATATTGACCTATTTAATAAGCTAAATGAAAAAGTAAATATTGTAGATTCTACAAGAATTCTTAATTACTTACTTGATGCGGATTTGACGGATTTATTTGAAAAATATAATATCACTTTTAAGATAAATAAAGACTATAGTCAAGATAATATAGATTTAAGGCTAGTTAAAAATGTTTTTAGTAAGAAATTTTTAGATCTTCTAAGCACGGCAAAACAAGGTATTGAAGGTGACTCTTCACTTTTTCAAATTTCAAATTCAGCGGTAGAAAAAATAGATAATATAGAAAAAGACTTGACATTAAATATTGCACAAAGAAAATACAATGAATTGTACGAATTATTAAATAAATTAATTGACAACTCTTTTATTTCAGCTAAACAAGGAAATTTTAAAGTACCAGCTAACTTATTAAATCCTATAGAAAGAATTAAGATTATTCTCCAAAAATCAATTCTTTTAAGTGATGAAAATTCCTTGCAGTTATATGAAAATAAAATAAAAGATGCGGTTTCTATAAGAAATAGTAAATCACTTTCTTTAAATTCTCAACTTCTAGGACCACTATTCTTGACACAAAAATCAGATAAAAATAAAAATGAAGGTGAAATTATAATTTCACCATTAATTCCTGAATTACTTGCAGCTTTAGATAAATTCAAAGAAAAAAATTTTATGATTAATTCTATGAGTATAAAGTTACCTGATAATATACAGTTCCAGGATAAATATAAATGGTCAGAAAGTGATTTAGAATATTTAGAGTCTATGCTACTTGAATATGATAAATTTATTAGTAATGAAACTAAAAATATAAATTCGAAATTTGTTATGCTTTTGACAAAATATACTGCGCAAAGTATTTCTTTTGAAATGAGTCAAAAAATTAAGCATACAGATGATATTTCTTATTTAAATGAAAACAAAAATATAGGAAAAGATAAAATTTTAGCATTTAATCAAAATTTGAAGAGAAATATTTATATCTTAAATAAGTTGAAAGAAATTGGTGCAAGTAATTTATTAAAATCCATTGAAAATTCATTCAATAATGATATATCTATTTTTCTTACATTTATTCAGGATGATTTTAATAAAAAAGGTTTTTTTACCCCTAAAAATGCAAATTTTAAATGGTGGAATGGAGTGGAAAACTTGTCATTCCAGGCATATATGGTTAGTGATATGAAAGAATTAAATGAATTTATTGAAATACAAAAAAATGAAATTATTAAAATTAAAACCGACTATGTTCAAAGTTTATTACAATTATCACAATTTTTAGGAAGCGAAATTTCACAAAATGATTTAAAAAATATAATATTTTGGAAAAATAACATTGCAGCATTAGAATCTAAAAGTAAGGATAGTAGTTTTCTAATTCTCCAAGATTTTATCGTGAATATTATGCCAAAAATTAATACTTTAAATTGTTATGAAAACGTTGAAAAATATAATAATAATTCAAGTATTTATGACTTTTTTTTAGAAAAGCAAAAAAATTTGGTAACTTTACTAAAAAGTCAGTGTAATGATCTTATCGAAAATTTTTATAAAACAGAATATGATAAACTAGCTTTATTTTTTAATAAAGAAATTTCTGGAAAATTTCCATTTTCTTTAAATCTTCCTGTAAATTCAAATGATGAATTAGATATTGATAAATTTAGTAGGCTATACTCTATGTATAATTCATTCAAAGATTTAGAAAAATATAAAATTTTAATCTCGGATAAAAGCAAATGGAAAGATTCTTTTGAATTTTTGAGCAAATTAGATAATATTTTTAAAATTATTCAATTTGATCCAGTTAAATCAGAGGCAGATCAATTAAAATTAAATTTTTTAGTTGATTTAAAAATTTCTAAAAATTATGAAGAAAATACAGAAAGTATTGTGGAAAGAGAGTTTGATTTTGGAAACAAACAGATATCTACAACTAATAGAACAAAGAAAATTTCTTGGGAATATCTTGATCCAACAACAGTGTCTTTAAGATGGGCGAAAGATTTTCCTGTTTATCCAAATTTACAAATTGAAAAGAGAAAAAATTTATATGAGATTGAGAATTTAGATAAAAAAGTTACTATTCAATTTAACAATAAGTGGTCTATTTTTGCTTTGCAAAGAAAATACTCAAATCAATTTAATTCTGATTTTTCATCACACTATTTAAAATTTAATATTCCAGTGAAAAAAATTAAAACCAAGAAAAATACAGATGAAGTAGAAACTAATTTAGCAAAAATAGTAATGAAAATTAGCGTTGAAAATTTAGAAAAACAATTTATACCAATTCCTCCTTTTCCAACGGAAGCTCCTTACCCAAATAATTTTTCTTATTCTAAAAATGAAGGAAGTAATGTATGGAAATAA
- a CDS encoding DotU family type IV/VI secretion system protein, producing the protein MSMSVFQTKNIQFFEKFCFDLSLFEKKVDSKLQFFKEKSNSDLKEFYTELKEVWNDVYKNIVLFVSNNTSYDRINGKLYLEFQYAMIALSDEFFLKKNNEISDYWKDNTLEYIFYGTRSSGTIIFDKIDKIIRENDTLNSDLAYVYLLLLGLGFKGKYHINNEEDKIKYYQKELFRIINSKMNITEEKEFVLSNSLNIPKNIKDLFLPDIKKWYFYILITIFIYFVISSFIWLVFTNKSNEKIEKYNSILNELVK; encoded by the coding sequence ATGAGTATGTCAGTATTCCAAACAAAAAATATTCAATTTTTTGAAAAATTTTGCTTTGATTTAAGTCTTTTTGAAAAAAAAGTAGACTCTAAACTCCAATTTTTTAAAGAAAAATCGAATAGTGATTTAAAAGAATTTTATACGGAATTAAAAGAAGTTTGGAATGATGTTTATAAAAATATTGTCTTATTTGTCTCTAATAATACTTCCTATGATAGAATAAATGGAAAATTATATTTAGAATTTCAATATGCTATGATAGCTTTAAGTGATGAGTTTTTTTTAAAAAAAAATAATGAAATTTCCGATTACTGGAAAGATAATACTCTAGAATATATATTTTATGGAACAAGGTCATCTGGCACTATTATTTTTGATAAGATAGATAAAATTATAAGGGAAAATGATACACTTAATTCTGACTTAGCATATGTTTATTTACTACTGCTAGGTTTAGGTTTTAAAGGGAAATATCATATAAACAATGAAGAAGATAAAATTAAGTATTATCAAAAAGAACTTTTTAGAATAATTAATAGTAAAATGAATATAACAGAAGAAAAAGAATTTGTTTTATCTAATTCATTAAATATTCCAAAAAATATTAAAGACCTATTTTTACCAGATATAAAAAAATGGTATTTTTATATTTTAATTACTATTTTTATTTATTTTGTTATTTCAAGTTTTATTTGGCTTGTTTTTACGAATAAAAGCAATGAAAAAATTGAAAAATATAATTCCATATTAAACGAGTTAGTTAAATGA
- a CDS encoding transporter substrate-binding domain-containing protein: protein MKLKITFILLITFCKLNFSFAEESNIIKVVSCHSPPYFFYENNKFKGSEVELLALIFRAMKVEYSFSITDCNDAVQKTEVGYFSVLLHNSIKKNESSNLLSSDPIFQMNHVFFRKKFDFTQSFLTKLTIGVPSGYSDISLKKNKNYNLVPVSGNNNYLNALLKVYFNEIDYFLCDQITCEYVIDKYKNKFPELNRIERRSTQLYEKLSRNAYFSKISSLNKERYYEFNSILKKIKKTYSYKNIANKYNIRNN, encoded by the coding sequence ATGAAATTAAAGATTACTTTTATATTATTAATTACTTTTTGCAAATTAAATTTTAGTTTTGCAGAAGAATCTAATATCATTAAAGTTGTATCTTGCCACAGTCCACCTTATTTCTTCTATGAAAATAATAAATTTAAAGGTTCTGAAGTTGAGTTACTAGCATTAATTTTTCGTGCCATGAAAGTTGAATATAGTTTTAGTATCACTGACTGTAATGATGCTGTCCAGAAAACTGAAGTAGGTTATTTTTCAGTATTACTTCATAATAGTATAAAAAAAAATGAAAGTTCTAACTTACTATCTAGCGATCCAATCTTTCAAATGAATCATGTTTTTTTCCGAAAAAAATTTGATTTTACTCAAAGTTTTTTGACAAAACTTACAATTGGTGTGCCTTCTGGATATTCAGACATAAGTTTAAAAAAAAATAAAAATTATAATCTTGTTCCAGTTTCAGGAAATAATAACTATCTAAATGCGCTTCTTAAGGTTTATTTCAATGAAATAGACTATTTTCTATGTGATCAAATTACTTGTGAGTACGTTATCGATAAATACAAAAATAAATTTCCAGAGCTAAATCGTATTGAAAGAAGAAGCACTCAGTTGTATGAAAAACTATCAAGAAACGCTTATTTTTCAAAAATAAGCTCTTTAAATAAAGAAAGATATTATGAATTTAATAGTATTTTGAAAAAAATTAAAAAAACATACAGTTACAAAAACATTGCAAATAAATATAATATTAGGAATAACTAA
- a CDS encoding histidine triad nucleotide-binding protein, with protein sequence MSEKTIFEKILTGEIPCKPVYEDEFTLAFHDISPQAPVHVLVIPKRKIVNVATSSESDIEQMGRVLFAAKKVAEVTGIDKSGYRLIMNNGEHGGQTVYYMHCHVMGGRSLAWPPG encoded by the coding sequence ATGTCTGAAAAAACTATATTTGAAAAAATTTTAACTGGAGAAATCCCTTGCAAACCAGTATATGAAGATGAGTTTACTCTCGCATTTCATGATATTTCCCCCCAAGCACCTGTTCATGTATTAGTTATCCCAAAAAGAAAAATTGTAAATGTCGCAACATCTAGTGAATCTGATATTGAACAAATGGGGAGAGTGCTCTTTGCTGCCAAAAAAGTTGCCGAAGTAACAGGCATAGATAAATCTGGCTACAGATTAATTATGAATAATGGTGAACATGGAGGACAAACTGTTTATTATATGCATTGCCATGTCATGGGTGGTCGTAGTTTAGCTTGGCCGCCGGGATAA
- a CDS encoding vitamin K epoxide reductase family protein codes for MQSTDQENIFTSKLNVTSIILSVIGFSVSLYSLIVHLQVTLKSSGKQLCDFNSTVSCSAVIGSSFGEIASIPLGAYGMTFFAILFSAAILPKFTQVTKKWLAQLELMLAGLGFISVICLAYISYFKLQLVCPACSIVHITVLLYSGMKVFEYIKVKNTPVGPKNDAFIRFMAVSLCLGLPPLAIGLLAPIIAPYFSSSDKDKTSSSVNNSTAPVNNSNPGNMQQMNNLMSFNKTNFVGNGEDYRRGSDSAKVVVQVFSDFGCPHCRIATEGMTKAQDAFGLEKVVIVYKFFPFSNKCNPHISHEGVYPYSCTLAEAARCAGQQGKFWEFKTWAFEGQTWNNAQRAENFSSDGLKKHVGEMGLNTNAFEQCMNSHVEVQKLKDDAGFANKLGIEGTPLIYINGQQYNGEHSAEAFLQAFGQAYGK; via the coding sequence ATGCAATCGACTGACCAAGAAAATATTTTCACATCTAAATTAAATGTAACATCAATCATTCTGAGTGTTATTGGTTTTTCTGTTTCCTTGTATTCATTAATTGTGCATTTACAAGTTACTTTAAAAAGTAGTGGAAAACAGCTTTGTGATTTTAATTCAACTGTAAGTTGTTCAGCAGTGATTGGCAGCTCATTTGGTGAAATAGCATCTATACCTTTGGGTGCTTACGGAATGACTTTTTTTGCAATCCTATTTTCAGCTGCAATTTTACCAAAATTTACACAGGTAACAAAAAAATGGTTAGCACAACTTGAATTAATGTTGGCAGGTTTAGGTTTTATTAGTGTTATTTGTTTAGCATACATTTCTTATTTCAAATTGCAGTTAGTATGCCCTGCTTGTTCTATTGTTCATATTACTGTTCTTTTATATTCGGGAATGAAAGTTTTTGAATATATTAAAGTAAAAAATACACCAGTTGGTCCGAAGAATGATGCTTTTATTCGTTTTATGGCTGTCTCTTTATGCCTGGGGCTTCCTCCGTTAGCAATTGGCCTTCTTGCGCCAATTATTGCACCTTATTTTTCTAGCTCCGATAAAGATAAAACTTCTTCTTCCGTAAATAATTCAACTGCTCCGGTAAATAATTCCAATCCTGGCAATATGCAACAAATGAATAATTTAATGAGTTTTAATAAAACAAATTTTGTTGGTAATGGTGAAGATTATCGCAGGGGAAGTGATTCAGCTAAAGTGGTTGTGCAAGTTTTCTCTGATTTTGGTTGTCCACATTGTCGTATTGCAACTGAAGGTATGACTAAAGCTCAAGATGCTTTTGGATTAGAAAAAGTAGTCATAGTTTATAAGTTTTTTCCTTTTAGTAACAAGTGTAATCCACATATTTCGCATGAAGGAGTTTATCCATACAGCTGTACACTCGCTGAAGCTGCGCGTTGTGCAGGACAACAGGGAAAATTTTGGGAATTTAAAACTTGGGCATTTGAGGGACAAACATGGAATAATGCCCAAAGAGCCGAAAATTTTTCTTCTGACGGTTTAAAAAAGCATGTAGGAGAAATGGGGCTAAATACAAATGCTTTTGAGCAATGTATGAATTCGCATGTTGAAGTACAAAAGTTAAAAGATGATGCTGGATTTGCAAATAAATTAGGAATTGAAGGGACACCTTTGATTTATATTAATGGGCAACAATATAATGGAGAGCATAGTGCTGAGGCATTTTTGCAAGCGTTTGGTCAAGCATATGGAAAATAA